In Fluviicola taffensis DSM 16823, the following are encoded in one genomic region:
- a CDS encoding T9SS type A sorting domain-containing protein: protein MKRTFKYLSLAITMCFVGEASAYNYDFEKSGKSGGKPKPTVTTKAANCAPANYSKVMDFNDVSCRLETGGLLFLDRSNNLATYTVPKKKGSETAVTVIYAGALWMGGKNINGQLKLAAVKFRNEGNDFWPGPLTVNFGTGNFNPNVPQGDATTRNSGVGAITPESCLLYDNIFTITKAGVIGFIVWNECTTGDCPEPSNETLAQINAWPGNGNASLGEDQFLAPFKDLDDDFVYEPSDGEYPWYDDILGRNDVQCGADRRVTLFGDVTNWWVFNDQGNSHTESQGEPIGMEIHAQAFAFATDDEINKMTFYNYELINRGTQTLYNTYFSQYIDADLGNNADDYAGCDVTRGLSYMYNGDLLDEPNGGRPGFGQNPPAIGVDFFEGPYQDADGRDNVGPVFDSISNKWVSPTVSQALLDTGIVYRGLGLGYGDGIADNERYGMRNFTIYTGNLAPIGQADPTSSVQYYNYMQGLWQLGDPLYYGGTGFPGAPCVSSTIRTNYMFPADSDTLHWATEGQDPGASWSEFEPCGLNSTSNPSGDRRFVQSAGPFTLKPGAVNNITVGIVYGRSFQGQIFSSVNALKTADTKAQALFDLCFRILEPPTAPVMTFQEMGNELIIMLDNPNTSNNFKEGYTETDLIGIVDPNGPGDTLPNGNPIIYDKDYRFEGYQIYQLKDAQVGITDLDDDQFARLVAQCDIKNGVKRLINFEFDEQLGYSFPVEKVNGTDAGIKHTFRVTEDLFAAGDRRLVNFKTYYYIAVAYGYNSYKAYDPSDAQYLDGQKKPYLRSRINADGSTLQGIPAVPHKIAPEAGGSIANSIYGQTPRITRLDGTGNGSRSLELTTASEDAIVANGFKDKLEYDYNGGPINVKVVDPLNVVGGYFECKFRNYVGVSGNGITEIKGIDTSSWVINRYDTEGGNLLDSVTSDVTIKQGNEQVVPKWGVSIEIFQDKYYYPVAPNSAFYLYTDPLSSSISYSDSTKRWLDFVEDDASLTPRNWLRTGTYAPVQATDCDTWGGASYLNPCCFSDEIGLDPKEKYNKLLGGGVGPHKLTGYQCDFMPLAYPTNYGGIPIARTNASIKSLPSVDIVMTPDKTKWTRCVVVELGRDANLNQGGGLPGRPRASASVDKNGNPDGTPTTGMGWFPGYAIDLETGARLHMAFGENSFLGGDNGADMVWNPSSRQTDGNGLYVNGGNQPIWVFGVNINNEGCPYYDGTNTWVYDQFQIATNTSYKKLYTSLMWIANTITAPGHSVLESTARLKLRVNKQYADFTATGLNGGKPMYSWSMNDLQTTTGSRDALASALDLINVVPNPYYAFSEYERNRVDTRVKIVNLPDQCTVTIYNVSGKMIRQYKKDNPVTTIDWDLKNSIGVPIASGVYLIHVDVPGVGERIVKFFGGMRQVDLETI, encoded by the coding sequence ATGAAACGAACATTTAAATACTTATCTCTTGCAATTACGATGTGTTTCGTTGGCGAAGCCAGCGCATACAATTATGATTTTGAGAAAAGTGGGAAATCAGGTGGTAAACCGAAGCCCACAGTAACAACAAAGGCTGCCAATTGTGCACCTGCTAATTACAGCAAAGTAATGGATTTTAACGACGTTAGTTGTCGTTTGGAAACTGGAGGTTTGTTGTTCTTAGACCGATCAAATAACCTTGCTACTTATACTGTTCCTAAGAAAAAAGGAAGTGAAACAGCTGTTACAGTAATTTATGCTGGAGCATTGTGGATGGGAGGGAAAAACATTAATGGTCAACTAAAATTGGCGGCAGTTAAATTCCGAAACGAAGGAAATGATTTTTGGCCTGGTCCGTTAACAGTGAATTTTGGGACTGGTAATTTCAATCCGAATGTTCCTCAAGGTGATGCTACAACACGTAATTCTGGTGTTGGTGCGATTACACCAGAAAGCTGTCTCTTGTATGACAACATTTTCACAATTACTAAAGCTGGAGTAATCGGATTTATTGTTTGGAATGAATGTACGACGGGTGATTGTCCAGAACCATCCAATGAAACCTTGGCTCAAATCAATGCATGGCCAGGAAATGGAAATGCAAGTTTAGGTGAAGATCAATTTTTGGCTCCTTTCAAGGATTTAGATGATGACTTTGTTTATGAGCCTTCAGATGGTGAATATCCTTGGTACGATGATATCTTAGGACGTAATGACGTTCAATGTGGAGCGGATAGACGTGTTACCTTGTTTGGTGACGTTACCAATTGGTGGGTATTTAATGACCAAGGAAATAGTCATACGGAATCACAGGGTGAACCAATTGGAATGGAAATTCATGCTCAGGCTTTTGCATTTGCAACAGATGATGAGATCAATAAAATGACTTTCTATAACTACGAGTTGATCAACCGAGGTACACAAACCTTGTATAATACTTACTTCTCCCAATACATTGATGCAGATTTAGGAAATAATGCAGATGATTATGCTGGTTGTGATGTAACACGTGGATTGAGTTACATGTATAATGGTGATTTGCTTGACGAACCAAATGGAGGTCGTCCAGGTTTTGGACAAAATCCTCCGGCAATTGGTGTTGACTTTTTCGAAGGTCCTTATCAAGATGCAGATGGGCGAGATAATGTGGGGCCTGTATTTGACTCTATTTCAAATAAATGGGTTAGTCCAACTGTATCTCAGGCATTATTGGATACGGGTATCGTTTACAGAGGACTTGGACTAGGTTATGGTGATGGAATTGCTGATAATGAGCGCTACGGTATGCGTAACTTTACGATTTATACAGGGAATCTTGCACCAATAGGGCAAGCAGATCCAACATCTTCTGTTCAGTATTACAATTATATGCAAGGATTGTGGCAGTTAGGAGATCCATTGTATTATGGAGGTACAGGTTTCCCAGGCGCTCCATGTGTTTCTTCAACAATCCGAACAAATTATATGTTCCCAGCAGATTCAGATACTTTGCATTGGGCAACAGAGGGTCAAGATCCAGGAGCGAGCTGGTCTGAATTTGAGCCATGTGGATTGAATTCAACATCAAACCCATCTGGTGACCGTCGTTTTGTACAGTCAGCAGGACCATTTACTTTAAAACCAGGAGCGGTAAATAACATTACGGTAGGGATTGTTTATGGAAGAAGCTTTCAGGGACAGATTTTCTCTTCCGTGAATGCTCTAAAAACGGCAGATACAAAAGCACAAGCATTGTTTGATTTGTGTTTCCGTATCTTGGAACCACCAACAGCACCTGTAATGACTTTCCAAGAAATGGGGAATGAGTTGATTATCATGTTAGATAATCCAAATACGTCCAATAATTTCAAGGAGGGATATACCGAGACAGATTTAATTGGAATCGTTGATCCTAATGGACCTGGAGATACCTTGCCAAATGGCAATCCAATTATTTACGACAAAGACTATCGATTTGAAGGTTACCAAATTTATCAATTGAAAGATGCTCAGGTAGGTATTACAGATTTGGATGATGATCAGTTTGCACGTTTAGTAGCACAGTGTGATATTAAAAATGGAGTAAAACGCTTGATTAACTTTGAATTTGATGAGCAACTAGGTTATTCATTCCCAGTAGAGAAAGTAAATGGTACTGATGCAGGGATCAAGCATACCTTTAGAGTTACAGAGGATTTATTTGCTGCAGGAGATCGCCGCTTAGTTAACTTTAAAACGTATTACTATATCGCAGTAGCTTATGGTTACAATAGTTATAAAGCATATGATCCAAGTGATGCCCAATATTTAGATGGGCAGAAAAAACCATACTTACGTTCACGTATTAATGCAGATGGATCTACGTTGCAAGGAATTCCAGCGGTTCCTCATAAGATAGCACCAGAAGCGGGCGGATCTATAGCAAATTCTATCTATGGTCAAACGCCACGTATTACGCGTCTAGACGGAACAGGAAATGGTTCTAGATCCTTGGAATTAACAACAGCATCTGAGGATGCGATTGTAGCTAATGGCTTCAAAGATAAATTGGAGTATGACTACAATGGCGGTCCAATCAATGTGAAAGTTGTTGATCCCTTGAATGTTGTAGGCGGTTACTTTGAGTGTAAATTCCGTAATTATGTTGGTGTTTCAGGAAATGGAATTACCGAGATTAAAGGAATTGACACATCTAGTTGGGTTATTAACAGGTATGATACAGAAGGGGGTAATTTATTGGATTCCGTAACATCTGATGTAACGATTAAACAAGGGAATGAGCAGGTAGTTCCCAAATGGGGAGTTTCGATTGAGATTTTCCAAGATAAGTACTACTACCCTGTAGCACCTAATTCAGCTTTTTATTTGTACACAGATCCCTTGTCTTCGTCGATTTCGTATTCAGATTCCACAAAGCGGTGGTTGGATTTTGTAGAAGATGATGCATCCTTGACACCACGAAACTGGTTACGAACGGGGACTTATGCCCCTGTTCAAGCAACAGATTGTGATACTTGGGGAGGCGCGAGTTATTTGAATCCATGTTGTTTCTCCGATGAGATAGGTCTTGATCCAAAGGAGAAGTACAACAAATTATTGGGTGGGGGAGTAGGTCCACACAAGTTGACAGGTTACCAATGTGATTTCATGCCATTGGCTTATCCGACAAATTATGGAGGAATACCGATTGCTCGTACTAATGCATCGATCAAATCGTTACCTAGCGTAGATATCGTTATGACTCCAGATAAGACAAAATGGACTCGTTGTGTGGTTGTAGAACTAGGTCGCGATGCGAATTTGAATCAAGGAGGAGGTTTACCAGGTCGTCCTCGGGCATCCGCATCAGTAGACAAGAATGGAAATCCTGACGGAACTCCAACTACAGGTATGGGTTGGTTCCCAGGTTATGCAATTGATTTGGAAACAGGCGCACGTTTGCACATGGCTTTTGGAGAGAATTCGTTCTTAGGAGGAGACAATGGAGCAGACATGGTTTGGAATCCATCAAGCAGACAGACAGACGGAAATGGGTTGTATGTAAATGGAGGTAACCAACCGATTTGGGTATTTGGAGTAAACATCAACAATGAGGGTTGTCCTTATTACGATGGCACGAACACGTGGGTTTACGATCAATTCCAAATAGCAACAAATACTTCCTACAAGAAATTGTATACAAGTTTGATGTGGATTGCTAACACGATTACAGCACCAGGTCATAGCGTTTTGGAGTCCACAGCACGATTGAAATTGCGAGTAAACAAGCAATATGCTGATTTTACAGCAACGGGACTTAATGGTGGAAAACCAATGTATTCTTGGTCGATGAATGATTTACAAACCACGACAGGAAGTAGAGATGCTTTGGCAAGCGCATTGGATTTAATCAATGTCGTTCCAAATCCTTACTATGCATTTTCTGAATACGAGCGAAACAGAGTTGATACGCGTGTTAAAATTGTGAACTTACCTGATCAGTGTACGGTAACAATCTACAACGTGAGTGGAAAAATGATTCGTCAGTATAAGAAAGACAATCCAGTAACAACGATTGACTGGGATTTGAAGAATTCTATCGGAGTTCCAATTGCAAGTGGAGTTTACTTGATTCATGTGGATGTTCCAGGAGTTGGAGAACGTATTGTTAAGTTCTTTGGTGGAATGAGACAAGTCGATTTAGAAACTATTTAA
- a CDS encoding acyltransferase family protein has product MSLENGSLPLAARPRLKFIDMARSIAILMMLEGHFTGSALADRYRDDNNWLFSFWHNLHGLTSPLFFAVTGVVFIYLLSRSTDEPFFQNERVKKGFGRVRMLLFWGYFIQFDLITFARDTYYGFEDLFKGGTRGFVYHLDWFQAFHVLQSIGFGIFFLLLVFGIYKLIKKGPLYLYYLIAALVIFVIYGYLKEHIKLYGVSEGIKTAKDPSAFIPSGAPKFVQNMIYGQFSDFSFVRYSGYVLMGGMIGAIIRQFERNVRKWWFGITFILIGLFFNIVGQSLFHELDQLTDWIGLTGHGCFENNTTGFARMGQVAILLGTLMLVDANFKINAPLFLKMGQTTFPVYIVHVIILYGGIIGIGLDPSAWYHRQFDPWVAISISAFFITVFVFMVKYIEPLTETYYKVFGIFYPKRKKRLNE; this is encoded by the coding sequence ATGTCACTAGAAAATGGTTCGCTGCCATTAGCGGCTCGTCCTCGGTTAAAGTTTATAGATATGGCACGCTCTATTGCCATTCTAATGATGCTTGAGGGCCATTTCACAGGTTCTGCTTTGGCAGATAGATACCGCGATGACAACAATTGGCTTTTCAGTTTTTGGCACAATCTTCACGGACTTACCTCTCCTCTATTCTTTGCGGTAACAGGTGTTGTATTTATCTATTTATTAAGTCGATCTACAGACGAGCCTTTCTTTCAAAACGAACGTGTAAAAAAAGGATTTGGACGGGTGAGAATGCTTTTATTTTGGGGGTATTTCATTCAATTTGACCTGATTACTTTTGCTCGAGACACGTACTACGGGTTCGAAGATTTATTCAAAGGTGGAACACGCGGTTTTGTATATCATTTAGATTGGTTTCAAGCATTTCATGTTCTACAGTCAATCGGATTCGGAATTTTCTTCCTGCTTTTAGTTTTTGGAATTTATAAGCTCATCAAAAAAGGACCTCTTTATCTATACTATTTGATTGCAGCATTGGTCATTTTTGTTATTTATGGATACTTGAAAGAACACATCAAATTGTATGGAGTATCTGAAGGAATCAAAACTGCGAAAGATCCAAGTGCATTTATTCCTAGTGGGGCTCCTAAATTCGTTCAAAACATGATTTATGGTCAATTTTCTGATTTCAGTTTCGTGCGTTATTCCGGTTATGTATTGATGGGGGGAATGATTGGAGCAATTATCAGACAATTTGAACGTAATGTTCGTAAATGGTGGTTTGGAATCACATTTATTCTTATCGGTTTGTTCTTCAATATTGTCGGTCAATCACTCTTTCATGAATTAGATCAATTGACTGATTGGATTGGATTAACAGGGCATGGCTGCTTTGAAAACAACACAACAGGATTTGCCCGAATGGGGCAGGTTGCAATACTTTTAGGAACGTTGATGCTTGTCGATGCTAACTTTAAAATCAATGCTCCTTTATTCCTGAAAATGGGTCAAACGACTTTCCCCGTATACATTGTTCATGTGATTATTCTTTACGGTGGAATTATTGGCATAGGCCTTGATCCATCAGCATGGTATCATCGTCAATTTGATCCATGGGTAGCAATCTCAATTTCAGCATTTTTCATTACTGTATTTGTATTCATGGTGAAGTATATTGAACCATTAACAGAAACTTATTACAAAGTCTTTGGGATTTTTTACCCGAAACGAAAAAAACGTCTAAATGAATAA
- a CDS encoding HIT family protein: MATIFSKIISGEIPCHKIAENENFLAFLDIMPLRKGHALVIPKKEIDYIFDMEDDELADMMIFAKSISHKIKKVFPCRKIGVTVIGLEVPHAHIHLIPINGIADMNFAQEKMTLSNEELAQIAQDIQNA; the protein is encoded by the coding sequence ATGGCAACCATCTTTTCAAAAATCATTTCAGGGGAAATACCTTGCCATAAAATTGCAGAGAATGAGAACTTCTTAGCATTTTTAGATATTATGCCTTTGAGAAAAGGACATGCTTTGGTTATCCCCAAAAAGGAAATAGATTATATTTTCGATATGGAGGATGATGAACTTGCTGATATGATGATTTTTGCAAAATCGATTTCTCATAAAATTAAAAAAGTGTTTCCTTGCCGCAAAATTGGGGTGACAGTTATTGGTTTGGAGGTTCCACATGCACACATTCATTTGATTCCAATAAACGGAATAGCCGATATGAATTTTGCACAAGAAAAAATGACTTTGAGTAACGAAGAGTTGGCTCAAATTGCACAAGATATTCAAAACGCATAA
- a CDS encoding DUF4886 domain-containing protein yields MNKLALFFSFLTGCCVAQQPTNVLFIGNSFTHMNNMPKIFEHLANSLGKNVYADSIAVSGSTLKAHSERPSTYAKMKRRKWDYVLIQGFSREFAEDSSVIRTESIPYAKILIDSLLKTSPCAQIYFYMTWGYEKGYPEQPANDTYEKMQQRISNGYMLMSDSLNYPLIPVGMVWKNIREMHPTIDLYFTDRYHPNALGSFTAACTAYTSIFKESPVGGTAPKRVDSTYWKVIEQTAAAIVLKNLNLYKLNQTRVFNIKETPILDFKVKENWLAAQFTNVSNNKGDYYWDFGDGITSTKKNPKHYYKTTGTYTVTLHMRQNCNNFKLKKIITVSNKVKRGNSTK; encoded by the coding sequence ATGAATAAATTAGCTCTATTTTTTTCTTTTTTGACGGGCTGTTGTGTAGCCCAACAACCGACGAATGTCTTATTTATTGGAAATAGTTTTACGCATATGAATAATATGCCTAAGATTTTCGAACACTTAGCAAATTCGTTAGGTAAAAACGTTTATGCGGATTCCATTGCGGTAAGTGGAAGTACTTTAAAAGCACATAGTGAACGACCTAGTACTTATGCTAAAATGAAAAGACGCAAATGGGATTATGTCTTAATCCAAGGCTTTTCGCGTGAATTTGCTGAGGACAGCTCTGTGATACGCACAGAATCTATTCCATATGCCAAAATACTCATTGATAGTCTGCTCAAAACAAGCCCATGTGCTCAAATTTACTTTTACATGACTTGGGGATATGAAAAAGGATATCCAGAACAGCCTGCAAATGACACCTACGAAAAAATGCAACAACGTATTTCCAATGGATATATGCTAATGAGTGATTCCTTAAATTATCCTCTTATTCCTGTTGGAATGGTTTGGAAGAATATCCGTGAAATGCATCCTACCATTGACTTATATTTTACAGATCGTTATCACCCAAATGCATTAGGTAGTTTTACAGCTGCCTGCACCGCATATACGTCTATTTTCAAAGAGTCTCCTGTTGGTGGAACAGCACCAAAACGAGTAGATAGTACCTACTGGAAGGTCATTGAGCAAACGGCTGCAGCAATTGTATTGAAAAATTTGAATCTCTATAAACTGAATCAAACAAGGGTATTTAACATTAAAGAAACCCCAATACTTGATTTTAAGGTTAAGGAAAATTGGTTGGCTGCACAGTTTACAAATGTAAGCAACAATAAAGGCGACTATTATTGGGATTTTGGAGATGGAATAACATCGACTAAAAAGAATCCGAAACATTATTACAAAACGACAGGAACTTACACCGTAACTCTTCACATGAGGCAAAATTGCAACAACTTTAAGTTGAAGAAAATTATCACTGTATCCAATAAGGTAAAGAGGGGAAATTCAACGAAATAA
- the greA gene encoding transcription elongation factor GreA yields the protein MSDFAYYTEEGLKKLKDELHEMKTVQRPRISEQIAEARDKGDLSENAEYDAAKEAQGLLEMKISKMDALLSKARIIDNSIMDNSKVLILSCVKIKNVNNGMEMEYTIVAESEADLKLKKISIDSPIGKGLLGKKVGDVADVQTPNGIVKFEVMDITR from the coding sequence ATGTCAGATTTCGCATATTATACAGAAGAAGGCCTTAAGAAGTTGAAGGATGAATTGCATGAAATGAAAACAGTTCAACGTCCGCGTATATCAGAACAAATTGCTGAAGCAAGAGATAAAGGAGATTTATCAGAGAATGCTGAGTATGATGCAGCAAAAGAAGCTCAAGGGTTGTTGGAAATGAAAATTTCAAAGATGGACGCATTGTTATCCAAAGCTAGAATCATTGATAATTCAATCATGGATAATTCAAAAGTGTTGATTTTGTCTTGTGTGAAGATAAAAAATGTCAACAACGGGATGGAAATGGAATACACGATTGTTGCAGAAAGCGAAGCTGATTTGAAATTAAAGAAAATATCAATCGATTCTCCTATCGGAAAAGGTCTCCTTGGTAAGAAAGTAGGTGATGTAGCTGATGTTCAAACACCAAATGGAATCGTGAAGTTTGAAGTAATGGATATCACAAGGTAA
- a CDS encoding DUF4886 domain-containing protein: MKGNIWYIFLFLLIGFSCSESQKTIRVLFVGNSYTYRNNMPKLFEEIAKSKGDDISVTHITRGKYTFYLQAKRKKLERALRKENWDVIVLQGSSRDMLRDSVRFKEKTFPALDKLLGLIHTTQKQAKVYFYMTWPYKNGDRKIKRFANPDSMLMAVSDGYSNLRNRYKTPVIPVGKVWRAYSLKYPKSNLYVRDNSHPSYSGSYLVACTMYSVIIGKSPVGASNVSIYDNTEYSQIQYFIGKEFKTKDFNFFLKDSI; the protein is encoded by the coding sequence ATGAAGGGAAATATCTGGTATATTTTCTTATTCCTCCTTATTGGTTTTTCTTGTTCTGAATCGCAGAAAACAATACGTGTTTTATTTGTAGGTAATAGCTATACCTACCGAAACAACATGCCGAAGCTTTTTGAGGAAATTGCAAAGTCAAAAGGGGATGATATTTCAGTGACACACATAACAAGGGGTAAATACACCTTTTATCTTCAAGCAAAACGAAAAAAGCTCGAACGTGCACTTCGAAAAGAGAATTGGGATGTCATTGTGTTGCAAGGTTCCTCTAGAGATATGCTAAGAGATTCTGTTCGATTTAAAGAAAAAACTTTTCCTGCTTTAGATAAACTATTAGGGTTAATTCACACAACTCAAAAACAAGCCAAGGTTTATTTTTATATGACTTGGCCTTATAAAAATGGGGATAGAAAAATAAAGCGCTTTGCTAATCCTGACTCAATGCTAATGGCTGTTTCAGATGGATATTCTAATCTTAGAAACAGGTATAAAACCCCCGTTATTCCAGTGGGAAAAGTTTGGAGGGCATATAGTTTAAAGTACCCAAAATCAAACTTGTATGTGAGAGACAACTCTCATCCGTCTTATTCAGGATCATACTTAGTTGCGTGTACGATGTATTCCGTAATTATTGGAAAAAGTCCTGTTGGAGCTAGTAATGTTTCTATTTATGACAATACTGAATACAGTCAGATTCAGTATTTTATAGGAAAAGAATTTAAGACAAAAGACTTTAATTTTTTTTTGAAAGATTCCATTTAA